The Colletotrichum higginsianum IMI 349063 chromosome 2, whole genome shotgun sequence genome has a segment encoding these proteins:
- a CDS encoding RNA recognition motif containing protein codes for MASSVGTTVSIDRTYLDTLIRRAQFNAETEAHSSHPTLTIARAEYDTLVKTVREFANLRRNLLRGGVSEETLAVLTSDESNWDEDAAEQRAGAPASGTSQNFTQHRTNQPRKPAAVAVRNPEYGHHGGNFTVHQPVKQDWADAEPDARDMAETTVSPTETDHGFTHQEVQLPVRPQLERIATRTVLMSNLAEGTTHSDITGVIRGGQLLDIFLRAHDRSAQVSFLHGTDAKAFLEHAGRHDLYIRHKRVDIRWCDRQFTLPGHVASKVGIGATRNLVVRRCDPKLTEEGIRDDLEHIHNLIVIRVNFNNGNCHINTNSVHNAMFARTCMMSRLKYKGSKVEWDVDECAQPLGVTQTHRAQSHTLPHKRTLSNMPNRFEVLKLDGNDDDDENIPLEFHLRASVDIMV; via the exons ATGGCGTCGTCCGTCGGCACCACGGTCTCCATCGACCGCACTTATCTCGATACACTCATCAGAAG GGCTCAGTTT AACGCCGAGACAGAGGCTCATTCATCCCACCCTACCCTCACcatcgcccgcgccgagTATGACACCCTTGTCAAGACTGTTCGGGAATTCG CAAACTTACGCCGCAACCTCTTGCGAGGAGGTGTATCTGAAGAGACCCTTGCT GTCTTGACCAGTGATGAATCCAACTGGGACGAAGACGCTGCTGAGCAGCGGGCGGGTGCTCCCGCTTCAGGAACTTCTCAGAACTTCACTCAACATCGGACCAACCAGCCTCGCAAgccagccgccgtcgctgtgCGGAACCCCGAGTATGGCCATCACGGCGGAAATTTTACCGTTCATCAGCCTGTCAAGCAGGACTGGGCCGATGCCGAACCCGACGCACGCGACATGGCTGAGACGACAGTATCTCCCACCGAGACCGATCATGGCTTCACTCACCAAGAAGTACAGTTGCCTGTTCGGCCGCAGCTTGAGAGAATCGCTACAAGAACCGTTTTGATGTCGAACCTTGCCGAAGGCACAACACACTCCGATATCACGGGTGTTATTCGAGGGGGCCAGCTGCTGGATATCTTTCTGAGAGCCCACGACCGCTCTGCCCAGGTATCGTTCCTGCACGGAACAGACGCCAAAGCATTCTTAGAGCATGCTGGGCGCCACGATCTGTACATCAGACACAAACGG GTCGATATCCGATGGTGCGATCGACAGTTTACCCTCCCAGGCCACGTTGCGAGCAAGGTCGGAATCGGCGCTACGCGTAACCTTGTCGTCCGACGGTGCGACCCGAAGCTCACCGAAGAAGGCATTCGCGATGATCTGGAGCATATTCACAACTTGATTGTTATTCGAGTAAACTTCAACAACGGTAACTGTCACATCAACACCAACTCAGTTCACAATGCTATGTTCGCGCGAACCTGCATGATGAGTCGGCT GAAATACAAGGGGTCCAAGGTCGAATGGGACGTCGACGAATGTGCCCAGCCCCTGGGGGTTACTCAGACTCACCGGGCTCAGTCCCATACTCTTCCACACAAACGCACCTTGAGCAATATGCCGAACCGCTTCGAAGTCTTGAAACTTGACGgcaacgatgacgacgatgagaaTATACCACTAGAGTTTCACCTGCGAGCTTCAGTGGACATTATGGTTTGA